From the Candidatus Oleimmundimicrobium sp. genome, the window GTTATAGAAACAACCGGCACTGCAAATGTTGGAAATTCACAATGGCAACGTGAAGGCAGAAAACTCGGCGCAGTAGTTTCAAATACACCGATTCTTTACCAGACTTTTTATTCAGGAACTGATAGATCGCAGAAAGTAAACGAAGGGCAACCCAGAGAACCAACATCGTTACAGGTAATAAATCATATTATTTACTCCATTAGATATAAGTGCCCTTCTTTTGTAATATATTTTAACAATTCGGAAGTTGATGTTAGACTTGGATTTAATCATTCTCCAACCGAAGGAAGAAGTCTAATAGGCAATTATCTTTCTTTGATACTCTTAAATAGCGCTTTCGGTACTCATAAAGAAGATAAAGTTAAATTTGAAAGAAGTATTTTGAAGCATATGATGGCCTACTTAAATGATTCAGTTGTCAAATATGGCAGGTCTTGTTTAAGGATTGACAATGATTTAACTGTTTTGACTGAAAAACAGCGTTCTTTACTTTTAGGTAAAGATTTATCCTTGGAAGATTTTGTTATTAAGCGTGTATATGATAAATCAGCGAAAATCGAATCTAACTGTGATATTTTAAGTTGGGATTTTAAAAATTTTGTTAGTTGGGTTCCCGGCAACATCGAAGATAAACCGTTGATTAAGAATCTCATAAATCAGAAGATAAAACTACTTTCTTATAAAAAAGGTATTTCAAAAATTGGTGTATGCTTGGATACCGCAAAGCTAAAACAAATTATAGAATCAAAATACAATCCAAATAAGATTACACTTGCATCGCTGGACACCTCATTACCTACATTAATATTCCCAGGTAGGATTTGGAAAGGAAAAAAGAAAATAGAATCAGGAGATCCAGAATCTGGCGAGTTGTATGCTTTCAAAGAATTGTTTACTTTAGATTTAGATGGAAGAAAAACGATGAACTTATTGCTGTATATCTTTGTTGAGCCCCCACGCGAATTTCAATATAAAGAGTTTATTGCAAAAAATACTAAATTAACAAGATCATTTAAACACAATGCCGACCTAATAATAGTTAATGATGAGGTACAGGAATCCCATGACAATTAAAGACTTAATTAAATTCAATGCTAAGAAATACGGCGAAGAAGCTTCCTTGATGTCTGTAGATTTTTCCTTAACAAGCATTTATGACCAATGGTTTAGGGCATATATCAGCCCGCCGGGAGGGGCATGGCAAGAACTGTTTATTGAACATAACAATAAAACCCATAAATTTTATATTGGGAAAGAAGTTAAACGTGTTGACTTAATTTTGCAAAAAAGCAGTATGCATAGGGTTTTGTTTTTTATAGGAGAGGCAAAGGATGATTATAAAAAGATTTTATCAAATAGAGACAAAATAAAGAAATGCATGTTGGATATTTCAAAATTTATAATCGATGTAGAGATTGAGGGCAAAAAACCTTTCAGGAACGGTAAATTTAAGCCAATTTTTGTTTTTATCGCAGGATTAGACGCGAAAAGTTTTGGTAAATTTGCCGGAAGAGTTCTATCAAAAGAAAATGAGCTTATTAAGGAAACTATAAATGATTTAGAGCCATCTGATTCCAATCGTTTGGTGATTATATCCTATATTGACGAAACAAAAACCAAGTTTATTTTGAATTTTTCTAATAAGTTTGACTCAAATTTAAAGGCGTATTTTGAGTCGATATTTTTAAATTTTCATAAAACTTGAGAGGATAATATAAAATGAAGTATATAGGAAATAAGTTTAGACTATTGCCTTTTATCGATAAGGCAATTACTCAAGGAAAGTTGCCTACGAAAGGAACTTTTTGTGATATTTTTAGTGGCACAACTAACGTTGCACAATTTTATAAGAAAAAAGGGTATAAGCTGATTACCTGTGATATCATGTATTATTCTTATGTATTTCAACACGCCTACATAAAAAATAATTCCTATCCTTCTTTTTCTACATTATTACAACGTGAAGAAAATATTATAAAAGCTAGAAAGCAAATTCAATCTTCCACGCTTTTTAACGATGATGCAAATAAAGATAATTTGAAAGCCGTATTGCATTACTTAAATAATCTACCGGGGGAAGAAAGCTTTATCTATTTGAATTACGCACCGGGTGGTAGCCGCCATAGCGAATACCAAAGACAATATTTTAGAGATGAAAATGCAAAAAGAGTGGATGCTATTAGAAATCGCATTCAGCTATGGAAAGACAACAATTGGTTAACGGAAAATGAGTTTTTTGTTCTCTTGGCTCCTTTAATTGACGCAGCTGATTTTGTTGCAAATATATCGGGAACATATGGTGCGTTTTTAAAAATTTGGAGGTCAATGGCATTAAAACATTTAACGCTTTTAACACCTAAGTTAACAGAAAGCGATTTAAAACATGAAATTTATCTGGGGGATGCTAATAAATTAATAAGAAATATTAAATGCGACATTCTATATTTAGATCCCCCATATAACAGTCGTCAATATGCACCAAATTTTCATATTCTTGAAACAATCGCTAGATGGGATAACCCTAAGATCTATGGCAAAACAGGGCTTCGTCCTTATGATGGACAAAAATCAGATTATAACGTAAAAGGAAAGTGCGAGAAAAAATTTGCAGACCTTGTAAAGAACGCAGATTGCAAATATATTTTATTAAGTTATAACAACGAAGGAATAATAAAAGATAAAACTATCAAGGATGTGCTATCAGAAAAAGGAGATTTAAAAATATTTACACAGCCTTATCGTCGTTTTAGGACAGATTCTGAAAGTGAAAATAGGCATTATAAAGTTGCAAATGATATAGTAACTGAAAATTTATACTTAGTGAAAGTTAAAAATTAGCCTCCTTATCTTCCACCCATCCTTATGCAACTCTTATAAATTTTTACCATCCTTTTTTATCCCATTTTTTGATTTTGAGATAAATTTTCTTGCTCTCTTATCATAACAATAAGAGAATGAGGTCAGCTATAAAAAAACTGCCCCTGAAATCACACAATTTTGGGAAATTCTTGAAGGGGAAACTTGTCTTAACTCGAAGTTTAATTGTATATTATGGAATGCTATATATTAATAAGTTAGAAGCCACAAGGATGGAAACAGAGCATGAGAAAAATACCTTGGGGGCCAATTAGATCTTCGCTTACTAATAATTTTTCCTTTGGGGGCATCAAAGAAATTGTCGGTTACGCTGATATTGATATGGCCCAGTTATCGCATTTGGAACAAAAATCTCAAGGCGGGGCGTCGAAATCACAATTGCTCAGCGCTATTGATAAGCAAATCGGCTTAATGGACAAAGAGCAAGCGGGAAAGGTTGCATCAATCTGCTGCGAAGAGATGTTGCTCCGAAACCCAGATCTTTCCAGTGAGTTGGAGCGTGTACTGTCTAGAGTGGATTGGAAATTCTCTGGCACTAACCTTTTGCCTATCGAAGTATTTGACATATCAGAGTTAAAGGAAATACCAGAAAGCGCACATGCTGATATCGAGAAAGCTGCCAGAAGGTTACGGGATGGAGATCTGAGCGGCTCATTATCTGCATCTTGTGGCGCCTTAGATTCTGTAGTCTGTGCTATATATCAAGAATTTAGCTTAGGAGACCCCAACAAGGCTTCATTCCAGGAAAGAATAAATAGGTCAATTGATGCAATTGGTGCCAAGGAACGCTTGGCAGAAGAACTCCGGGGTATTTATTGGAGTGAGTCTGATATTAAGCTACTAGCTAATAACTTGGGTGGATCATTGAACCAAGCGGCATTTGTTATGCAAAAGCTCAGATCGACTATGGGTGATGTGCATGGTACAAAGTCAGTCGTTGCTGCCTTGATATATGATTCTCTAAAGTGGTCGTTGTTGATTCTCAGGATATTGGTAACTCGCAGCAGCTTCTAACAAGTGGCTCACAGGAAAATTTTATTTACAACCAAACTGGTATTGGAGAGAATGAATGTATTATTTAATTATTGATACATGCGTATGGATTGATTTATGTAAACAATTTACTGAGGTTGGAAGTAAGATTTCTGATTTGGTTGACCAAGAAAAAGTAAGACTCATTCTACTGCAAATTATCATTGATGAATGGAATAGAAATAAGGAGTCCAAAGTTATAACTCCAAAACAATCAGACATTCGCACAAAAATTAAGCATGCTAGAGAAATATCTCACTATCTTAATCAAAGTGAGGCCGAAGTATTTAAGAGAATTTTAGATGAGTTTCAGGAGCGAAAAGAAGAAACTGAGAGTTTGATTTTACAGGACATTGAAGCTGTAGAAAAGCTTTTCAACCATCCGTCAACAATTAAGCCGCCAATAACAGAAAATGCAAAATCTAAAGCCATAGAGTTTGCCTTAGCTAAAAAAGCTCCATTTCAGAATAAGAATAGTATGGCGGACGCTTTAATTTTGTTCAGTTCTGTTGATTATGTTAAAGAAGAAGGCTTGACTAATTGCTTATTTGTATCAAGCAATACGAAAGATTTTAGCGCATCTGACAAAACCAAAATTCATGAAGATTTACAAGATATATTTGATGAGTTTGGGATCAGTTATTTTATAAACATTGGCCAAGCCATCAATGAAATAGAAACCAACCTTATCAGTGATGAACGTATAAGAGAAATTGAAGAGGTTCTTCAACGTGAAGCAGTGCAAAGGGTACTCGAAAATTACCAACAAACTGTGGAAAGCATAAGGTCAATGGGCGGACTCGCGACGATAAGGGAAGCAATGGCAAACCAACAGATGATGAGCCGTATTAATGAGAGTGTTAGAGCGACGGATGAGATTAACAAAAGCATAAGGTCAATGGGCGGACTCGCAGCTATTCAAAAAACACTGGCGAATCAAATGCAAGAAATGGTAAAAATTAGACGGTTAATAGATAATATCTCAGTTAGGAATCAAGATGTTAAGTCAGGCGAAGAATTTCAAAGTCAGTCAGATGATAAAGATGAAGATGACGATAGTGAGGAATGAGTAATTCTTTGAAAAGATAGATTTTGGTACCAACCAAGAGTCATATAACAAACCCGTTCAAGCCGAGCGCCCAAGCACGGTTTTATTGTTGCAGGTGCTTAATTGAGACTGGTTCTGTCAGTCAAGCTGGTCTAAAATCAAGGTGTCTTTGCCGGTGGGGTGGTGTTTTGTGTAGTGCCTCACCTTTTGTTGTAAGACTTTACGTGCGCCAGCTTAACGGGGGGCGTCAGGCCACCTCAAGCAACATATCCAACACTTTCTCGGCTACCGGATTTTTGGAAATGTGCTCGCTTTAAAGTTCGAAGATAGCCCAGTAGCCCCCCGCCCACTGGTGATGGCGGGCGTTAAGGGTAACATTATACTAACAAAATTTCTAAGTAAGGATTTTCTTCAGTCTCCCCGGAGCTTCTTTTTTTTATGCTCGAATTCTGCTACTATATTTTAGCGCGTTTGAACTTTGAAAATCGGAATCCGATGGTAACAAAAAAGTACCATTTTGAACCAACATAGTCATTTTTAAAACATTTGCTCGGGTTGCTAATTTTAGTTTTTGCACTTAAAGGGGATAGCTGGTTTATCGGGGTTTAACTGAGGAAATTCAAGACGCCCTTGCAAGGCGGAGGTCGTCGGTTCGATCCCGATATCCTCCACCATTCGACTTACTTTGTTCGCTCATGGTAAGGCCATCTATTATCCTTCGAGCTATGCTTGGCAAGACATATAATTGTATTTCAGGCGAAGAATGCCCTTTCGTAACTCGCAAGAGAGAAGGAGGGCTTATTTTTTGCATTTCTTTTTGGTAGGGAAAATTACTAAAGGAGCAAAGTCACAATTTTTAAATTTCTTTCCTTTTCCGCGCGGTCCCAACAAGAATCCTTACAAATGAGCCTTTTTCAATCTTTGTGTTTGCCATTGGATTTTGGTCTAAGACATAGCCTACATCGCCTTCAGATATTGGCTCGGAGTATTCTATATCTGCCTCAAGGCCCAAGTTATTTAACGTGGATATTGCCCCTGCCTCGGTCATGTTTATTAAATTGGGCACAGTCACAAACTCTTTTCCTTTGCTCACGGTAATTGTTACCGTTGAGTCGGTTTTAACCTCGGCGCCGGCCTTGGGTGTTT encodes:
- a CDS encoding DNA adenine methylase; the protein is MKYIGNKFRLLPFIDKAITQGKLPTKGTFCDIFSGTTNVAQFYKKKGYKLITCDIMYYSYVFQHAYIKNNSYPSFSTLLQREENIIKARKQIQSSTLFNDDANKDNLKAVLHYLNNLPGEESFIYLNYAPGGSRHSEYQRQYFRDENAKRVDAIRNRIQLWKDNNWLTENEFFVLLAPLIDAADFVANISGTYGAFLKIWRSMALKHLTLLTPKLTESDLKHEIYLGDANKLIRNIKCDILYLDPPYNSRQYAPNFHILETIARWDNPKIYGKTGLRPYDGQKSDYNVKGKCEKKFADLVKNADCKYILLSYNNEGIIKDKTIKDVLSEKGDLKIFTQPYRRFRTDSESENRHYKVANDIVTENLYLVKVKN
- a CDS encoding PIN domain-containing protein is translated as MYYLIIDTCVWIDLCKQFTEVGSKISDLVDQEKVRLILLQIIIDEWNRNKESKVITPKQSDIRTKIKHAREISHYLNQSEAEVFKRILDEFQERKEETESLILQDIEAVEKLFNHPSTIKPPITENAKSKAIEFALAKKAPFQNKNSMADALILFSSVDYVKEEGLTNCLFVSSNTKDFSASDKTKIHEDLQDIFDEFGISYFINIGQAINEIETNLISDERIREIEEVLQREAVQRVLENYQQTVESIRSMGGLATIREAMANQQMMSRINESVRATDEINKSIRSMGGLAAIQKTLANQMQEMVKIRRLIDNISVRNQDVKSGEEFQSQSDDKDEDDDSEE